The window GGGGCTGGCCGGCCGGAGACCTTGCCGGTTGGAGGACCGGCCGGCGAGAGGAAGAACCGGATACACCGGTAGGCACCGGCGGTTGAATCCTCCGGACGCGGGTTCGATTCCCGCCGCCTCCACTGAAGCCGGGCGGGGCCTGAGGGGCCTCGCCCGTTTTTTTGGAGCCGCATGTTGCGAATCTCTCCCTCATCTGGACGCTCGCATGGGCGTGACCGATTACTACGTCTGGCGAGAGTTTGAGGATCGCATCGGGAACGAGTGGATCCGATGGGCAGGCAAGCCCGGCCTGGAGATCTGGAGCCATGTGGACCCGGGGGTTGCGCTCATCGCCCAGGTGATGGAGATCGGGCCCCAGGATCACGTGCTGGATCTCAACTGCGGGGTGGGCTGGCTGGGGGTGCTGGCTGCCCGGCGCACTGCCGGCCGCATCGTCCTGGCCAGCGACCACGGCCTGGCGGTGGAGGCCGCCCGGCGCACCATGGCCATGAACGGCCTGGAGGGCCGCGCCCTCCTGATCCACGGCGATGGGATCCCCGGGCTCCAGCCCGGGACCTTCGATGTGGTCTTCCTCAACATCCCGAAGGGGAAGGAGGTGGCCCAGCGCCTGGTGCGCATCGCCGCCTGGGCCCTGAAGCCTGGCGGGCGCCTCTATCTGGCCGGGCCGAAGCGGGGGGGGATCGAAGGGATCATCGCCTACGCCGCGGATCTGTTCGGCAAGGCCCCCGTGTGGGCCTACGGCGGAGGCTACCGGGTGGCCGTGGCCACCCGCCCGCCGGACCTCCCCCTTGAATCCCCCGGGGAAGATTTCGTCGAGCGGGAGGCCACCGTCCGGGGCCGAACCTGGCGCTTCATCACCCGACCCGGCCTGTTCTCCTGGTCCGCCCTGGACGAGGGCACCCGTCATCTCATCGAGCAGATGGAGATCCGCCCTCAGGACCACGTGCTGGATCTGGGATGCGGGTATGGCATCGTGGGGGTGATCGCCGGCCACGAGGCCCGGGAGGGGCGGGTGGTGATGGTGGACATCAGCGCCGCGGCCCTGGAGGCCAGCCGGCGCACCCTCTCCCTCTATGAGCTGCCCCACGTCGAGGTGCGCCTGAGCGATGTGATCGACGGGGTGCGAGGGGAGCGCTTCGACGTGGTGGTGACCAACCCGCCGATCCATCAGGGGTTCGGGGTGGAGCGAGAGGTGGCCATGCAGTTCGTCCACGATGCGCCCGCTGTGCTGCGCCCGGGCGGGCGGCTGTATCTGGTGGGAGCCGTGGTGCTCCCCTACCGCGCCCTCATCGAGCGGGCCTTCGGGAACGTGGAGATCCTCTTCGACGACCGGCACTACCGGGTCTACCGGGCCATCCACCGGCCCCGCCGGTTGCGATGAGCCGCCGGGCGGACAGCGGCTATGAAGATTCCCGCTCGTGCCCTCGGAAGACCAGCCGCAGAGGGGTTCCGGTGAACGGGTAACGCGCCCGGATTCGGTTCTCCAAGTAGCGCTCATAGGAGAAGTGGACCAGGTCCGCGTCGTTGACGAAGAACACGATGGTCGGAGGATCGGTCCGGGCCTGGGTCACGTAATAGATCTTGAGAGGCTTCCCTTTCCGCGTCGGAGGGGGCTGGGCCTCCAGCGCCTCGCGGACGAGCCGGTTCAGCTCGGAGGTGCTCAGGCGCACATGGCGCTCCCGGTAGACCTGCAGGGCCAGGGGGAGCAGGGCCGGGACGCCGTAGCCGGTCTTCGCCGACACGAAATGCACCGGCGCGTAATCCAGGAACTTCAGGGTCCCCCGGATATGCTGGATGAACTCCTCCGGCTTCACCCGGGGCCGTCCCCGCTCGTCCAGCATAAGATCCCACTTGTTGACCACCAGGATCACGCTGCGGGCCTCATCCACCACCATCCCGCCGATCACCGCGTCCTGATGGGTGACGCCCTCCTGCGCGTCCAGCACCAGGAGGACGACGTCGCTGCGCTGGATGGCCCGCAGGGCCCGCAGGACGCTGTAGCGCTCGATCCCCGGCCGGATTTGGCCCCGCCGGCGGATCCCGGCCGTGTCGATGAGGATGATCCTCTTCCCCTCCCACTCGACAGGCGTGTCGATGGCGTCCCGCGTGGTTCCGGGGATGGGGCTGACGATCACCCGCTCCTCCCCCAGGATGGCGTTGAGCAACGAGGACTTCCCGACGTTGGGGCGCCCGACGATGGCGATGCGGATGCCCTCTTCCTCCTCCGCTTCGGCCAGGCCCGGCAGGGCAGCCACGATGGCGTCCAGCAGCTCGCCGATGCCGGTGCCATGGAGGGCGGAGATGGGGTAGACCTCCCCCAAT is drawn from Thermoflexus hugenholtzii and contains these coding sequences:
- a CDS encoding methyltransferase translates to MGVTDYYVWREFEDRIGNEWIRWAGKPGLEIWSHVDPGVALIAQVMEIGPQDHVLDLNCGVGWLGVLAARRTAGRIVLASDHGLAVEAARRTMAMNGLEGRALLIHGDGIPGLQPGTFDVVFLNIPKGKEVAQRLVRIAAWALKPGGRLYLAGPKRGGIEGIIAYAADLFGKAPVWAYGGGYRVAVATRPPDLPLESPGEDFVEREATVRGRTWRFITRPGLFSWSALDEGTRHLIEQMEIRPQDHVLDLGCGYGIVGVIAGHEAREGRVVMVDISAAALEASRRTLSLYELPHVEVRLSDVIDGVRGERFDVVVTNPPIHQGFGVEREVAMQFVHDAPAVLRPGGRLYLVGAVVLPYRALIERAFGNVEILFDDRHYRVYRAIHRPRRLR
- the der gene encoding ribosome biogenesis GTPase Der, whose product is MATRKPMVALVGRPNVGKSSLFNRLIGQRLALVDERPGTTRDRLHGEVIWNGFAFTLVDTGGLEVLPPKAEAGLRPAQPLAEDSAAFIPQIRAQAEIAIAEADVLVMVVDVQAGLTAADEAVAEVLRRTQKPVLVAANKADNPELREAAVEFYRLGLGEVYPISALHGTGIGELLDAIVAALPGLAEAEEEEGIRIAIVGRPNVGKSSLLNAILGEERVIVSPIPGTTRDAIDTPVEWEGKRIILIDTAGIRRRGQIRPGIERYSVLRALRAIQRSDVVLLVLDAQEGVTHQDAVIGGMVVDEARSVILVVNKWDLMLDERGRPRVKPEEFIQHIRGTLKFLDYAPVHFVSAKTGYGVPALLPLALQVYRERHVRLSTSELNRLVREALEAQPPPTRKGKPLKIYYVTQARTDPPTIVFFVNDADLVHFSYERYLENRIRARYPFTGTPLRLVFRGHERESS